A single window of Nicotiana sylvestris chromosome 3, ASM39365v2, whole genome shotgun sequence DNA harbors:
- the LOC104243716 gene encoding basic leucine zipper 23-like, translating into MDDGELEFSNQEMLSSSNFGEFPDSGSMDSFFNEILKDTHACTHTHTCNPPGPDNTHTHTCYHVHTKIVPPLSEDKTASDDTAESAEGKRKKRPLGNREAVRKYREKKKARAASLEDEVVRLRAINQQLMKRLQGQAVLESEIARLKCLLVDIRGRIEGEIGSFPYQKPMKSGDVYQNLVNPNLPGAYVMNPCNLQCDDRVYCLHPGSEGKSLDDTALDGQGFDNCEFETLQCLGNQTSELKEGSGCALGNGAPTGNPSGGSKRKGTRAAIAS; encoded by the exons ATGGATGACGGTGAGCTGGAATTTTCTAATCAAGAAATGTTGTCAAGTTCAAATTTTGGTGAATTTCCAGACAGTGGTTCAATGGACAGTTTCTTCAATGAAATTCTCAAGGATACACATGCTTGCACTCATACGCACACCTGCAATCCACCTGGCCCTGATAACACCCACACACATACATGTTATCATGTTCATACCAAAATTGTCCCTCCCCTGAGTGAGGATAAGACAGCCAGTGATGATACTGCTGAATCCGCagagggaaaaagaaagaaacggCCTTTGGGTAATAGAGAAGCGGTTCGTAAGTACCGTGAGAAGAAGAAGGCTCGAGCTGCCTCATTAGAAGATGAAGTTGTCAGATTAAGGGCTATAAATCAGCAACTCATGAAAAGGCTGCAGGGTCAGGCTGTGTTGGAATCTGAGATTGCAAGGCTCAAGTGCTTGCTTGTGGATATCCGTGGAAGGATTGAAGGTGAAATTGGATCTTTTCCATACCAGAAGCCTATGAAGAGTGGGGATGTTTATCAGAACCTTGTTAATCCTAATCTCCCTGGAGCATATGTGATGAACCCTTGCAACTTGCAATGTGATGATCGGGTTTACTGCCTCCACCCTGGATCAGAAGGTAAAAGCTTGGATGACACAGCATTAGATGGACAAGGCTTCGATAACTGTGAATTTGAGACTCTCCAATGTTTGGGTAATCAGACCTCTGAACTGAAGGAGGGTTCTGGCTGTGCATTGGGTAATGGGGCTCCTACTGGAAACCCTTCTGGTGGGAGTAAAAGAAAAG GGACTCGAGCTGCAATAGCAAGTTGA